The Iamia majanohamensis genome window below encodes:
- a CDS encoding FAD-binding oxidoreductase, protein MSPGRTRSWWGWGFEEAAVDDREREALARTMAGFGFAPDDDHAPPPVASLELRPSRVAPPASLAAICASDPPARAAHTHGKAFRDVVRNLEGRLDHPPDLVARPRTEADVVAVLDWCADAEVAVIPYGGGSSVVGGVEARIGDGYRGVVSLDLTALDRVLEVDATSRAARVQAGVLGPALEDQLRPDGWTLRHFPQSFEFSSLGGWIATRAGGHFATGPTHIDDLVEAVRAVTPVGPWESRRLPGSGAGPSPDRLLLGSEGALGVVTEAWLRLQVRPRWRGGASVRFPTWTQGVAAVRALAQSGLQPANCRLLDGTEAALTSGVSGVGALLVLGFESADHPVGPWLDRGLELCRDHGGEAPDGPRLSDSGAPGDAEEGAASREGAAGEWRSTFLRAPYTRDALARLGLVVETFETACPWDRVDALHGEVTAAAHAAVAEVCGPGVVTCRFTHAYPDGPAPYFSVYAQGRWGDQVAQWDAVKVAVSEALAAAGGTITHHHAVGRDHRPWYDRQRPEPFAVALRAAKAALDPTGILNPGVLV, encoded by the coding sequence GTGAGCCCGGGGCGCACCCGCTCGTGGTGGGGGTGGGGGTTCGAGGAGGCGGCCGTCGACGACCGCGAGCGCGAGGCCCTGGCCCGCACCATGGCCGGGTTCGGCTTTGCACCCGACGACGACCACGCCCCACCCCCGGTCGCGTCGCTCGAGCTGCGCCCGTCCCGGGTGGCGCCGCCGGCGTCCCTGGCCGCCATCTGCGCCTCGGACCCACCCGCCCGTGCGGCCCACACCCACGGCAAGGCCTTCCGCGACGTGGTCCGCAACCTCGAGGGCCGCCTCGACCACCCGCCGGACCTGGTGGCCCGGCCCCGCACCGAGGCCGACGTGGTCGCGGTGCTCGACTGGTGCGCGGACGCCGAGGTGGCGGTCATCCCCTACGGCGGCGGGTCCTCGGTGGTCGGCGGGGTGGAGGCGCGCATCGGCGACGGCTACCGGGGCGTGGTCTCGCTCGACCTCACCGCCCTCGACCGGGTCCTCGAGGTCGACGCCACCAGCCGGGCGGCCCGGGTCCAGGCCGGGGTGCTGGGCCCGGCCCTGGAGGACCAGCTGCGACCCGACGGCTGGACCCTCCGCCACTTCCCGCAGTCCTTCGAGTTCTCCAGCCTGGGCGGCTGGATCGCCACCCGGGCGGGCGGGCACTTCGCAACCGGCCCGACCCACATCGACGACCTGGTCGAGGCCGTGCGCGCCGTGACGCCGGTCGGCCCCTGGGAGTCGCGCCGGCTCCCCGGCTCCGGGGCCGGCCCCTCGCCCGACCGCCTCCTGCTGGGCTCCGAGGGCGCCCTCGGCGTGGTCACCGAGGCGTGGCTGCGGCTCCAGGTCCGCCCCCGGTGGCGGGGCGGGGCGTCGGTGCGCTTCCCCACCTGGACCCAGGGCGTGGCCGCGGTCCGGGCCCTGGCGCAGTCCGGCCTCCAGCCCGCCAACTGCCGCCTGCTCGACGGGACCGAGGCGGCCCTGACCTCCGGCGTGTCCGGCGTCGGCGCCCTCCTGGTCCTCGGCTTCGAGTCGGCCGACCACCCCGTCGGGCCCTGGCTCGACCGGGGCCTGGAGCTGTGCCGCGACCACGGGGGCGAGGCGCCCGACGGGCCCCGGCTGTCCGACAGCGGCGCGCCCGGCGACGCCGAGGAGGGGGCGGCCAGCCGGGAGGGGGCGGCGGGGGAGTGGCGCTCCACCTTCCTGCGGGCGCCCTACACCCGCGACGCGCTGGCCCGGTTGGGCCTCGTGGTCGAGACCTTCGAGACGGCCTGCCCGTGGGACCGCGTCGACGCGCTGCACGGCGAGGTCACCGCGGCCGCGCACGCGGCGGTGGCCGAGGTCTGCGGGCCGGGCGTCGTCACCTGCCGCTTCACCCACGCCTACCCCGACGGCCCCGCGCCCTACTTCTCCGTCTACGCCCAGGGCCGCTGGGGCGACCAGGTGGCCCAGTGGGACGCGGTGAAGGTCGCCGTCTCCGAGGCCCTGGCCGCCGCCGGCGGCACCATCACCCACCACCACGCCGTGGGCCGCGACCACCGGCCCTGGTACGACCGCCAGCGCCCCGAGCCCTTCGCCGTCGCCCTCCGCGCCGCCAAGGCCGCCCTCGACCCCACCGGCATCCTCAACCCAGGGGTGCTCGTCTGA
- a CDS encoding PH domain-containing protein produces the protein MASDRPPEGPPPAWPDPEHPGTPPAPPPAWPPPDPAGHGPPPAPPPAWPPDPADGAAPVAPPSSWPAGVGPQGPPSAWPAPPTAPPAPAAPPTAPPAPPEAGWDPWTPSPGGPLPGGGGPLRLHPAAPLAELAGSAVILLLISRGRPAGLAFAVLLLLVVGAFRYLAWSRFTYAIEGDSLVTEGGILNRTRREVPLDRIQQVDLQRKLRHQVLGLAVVRVDTAGSGSEPEVTLDAVSVAEAERLRATLTHRDAPAGDPAPPTAGPHPAGPGTTPTPGPVGPPAGPAHEPEREVLVIDHRRLALAGMTGSKLAVVFAVAAAAVGLLDDLPRTLRDRATDPLTDSTGTALLVVGVLALLALPLALVFAAVAGVLADGGYRLTRRGDMLHLQRGLLDQRQANLAVHRVQVVRIQQSWLRRALGFVSVTLQSAGGSRQVEDQDARIRVPILREEDLDALLAEVLPAAPGLPALHPAPPAARRRAWVRRLVPAVVLAAVAALLLPSWGLLALVLVPIAAATGELAYRGLGWATIDDHVVARRGALQRETALVPVAKVQSTRLVSSPLQRRVGLASLHVDVAGRGRTPLLHDAAADDMARLHRTTAEAGAARRDERAVRRRVAAAALGGRA, from the coding sequence ATGGCGTCTGACCGGCCGCCCGAGGGCCCGCCCCCGGCCTGGCCCGACCCGGAGCACCCGGGGACCCCACCGGCGCCGCCCCCCGCCTGGCCGCCCCCGGACCCCGCGGGCCACGGACCTCCACCGGCGCCGCCCCCGGCCTGGCCCCCGGACCCCGCCGACGGGGCCGCGCCCGTCGCGCCGCCGTCGTCGTGGCCCGCCGGGGTCGGTCCGCAGGGCCCGCCCTCGGCCTGGCCGGCGCCGCCCACCGCCCCGCCGGCGCCGGCCGCGCCCCCCACCGCCCCGCCGGCGCCGCCGGAGGCCGGGTGGGACCCGTGGACACCGTCGCCGGGCGGCCCCCTCCCGGGTGGCGGCGGTCCGCTCCGGCTCCACCCCGCGGCCCCGCTGGCCGAGCTGGCCGGCAGCGCGGTGATCCTCCTGCTCATCTCCCGCGGCCGGCCTGCCGGGCTGGCCTTCGCCGTGCTGCTGCTCCTCGTGGTCGGCGCCTTCCGCTACCTCGCCTGGAGCCGGTTCACGTACGCGATCGAGGGCGACTCGCTGGTGACCGAGGGCGGCATCCTCAACCGCACCCGGCGGGAGGTGCCCCTCGACCGGATCCAGCAGGTCGACCTCCAGCGCAAGCTCCGCCACCAGGTCCTGGGGCTGGCCGTCGTCCGCGTCGACACCGCGGGGTCGGGCTCGGAGCCGGAGGTCACCCTCGACGCGGTGTCCGTCGCCGAGGCCGAGCGCCTGCGCGCCACCCTCACCCACCGGGACGCACCCGCAGGGGACCCGGCGCCCCCCACCGCCGGGCCCCACCCGGCCGGCCCCGGGACGACCCCGACGCCCGGTCCGGTCGGCCCGCCGGCCGGGCCCGCCCACGAGCCCGAGCGGGAGGTGCTGGTGATCGACCACCGCCGCCTGGCCCTCGCCGGCATGACGGGGTCGAAGCTGGCCGTCGTGTTCGCCGTGGCCGCGGCCGCCGTCGGGCTCCTCGACGACCTCCCCCGCACCCTCCGGGACCGGGCGACCGACCCCCTCACCGACAGCACCGGCACCGCCCTGCTGGTGGTCGGGGTGCTCGCCCTCCTCGCCCTGCCGCTCGCCCTGGTCTTCGCGGCCGTGGCCGGGGTGCTGGCCGACGGCGGCTACCGCCTCACCCGCCGGGGCGACATGCTCCACCTGCAGCGCGGCCTGCTCGACCAGCGCCAGGCGAACCTCGCGGTCCACCGGGTGCAGGTCGTGCGCATCCAGCAGAGCTGGCTCCGCCGGGCCCTCGGGTTCGTGTCGGTCACCCTCCAGAGCGCGGGCGGGTCGCGCCAGGTCGAGGACCAGGACGCCCGGATCCGGGTCCCCATCCTGCGCGAGGAGGACCTCGACGCCCTGCTGGCCGAGGTGCTGCCGGCCGCCCCCGGCCTCCCCGCCCTCCACCCCGCACCGCCCGCGGCCCGGCGCCGGGCCTGGGTCCGGCGCCTCGTCCCGGCGGTCGTGCTGGCTGCGGTCGCCGCCCTCCTCCTGCCCTCGTGGGGCCTGCTGGCCCTGGTGCTGGTGCCGATCGCGGCCGCCACCGGGGAGCTGGCCTACCGGGGCCTCGGGTGGGCCACGATCGACGACCACGTGGTGGCCCGCCGGGGTGCGCTCCAGCGGGAGACGGCGCTGGTCCCGGTGGCCAAGGTGCAGAGCACCCGCCTGGTGTCCTCGCCGCTGCAGCGGCGCGTGGGGCTGGCGTCGCTCCACGTCGACGTGGCCGGTCGGGGCCGGACGCCGCTCCTCCACGACGCCGCCGCCGACGACATGGCCCGCCTCCACCGCACGACCGCCGAGGCGGGGGCGGCCCGCCGCGACGAGCGGGCCGTGCGCCGACGGGTGGCGGCCGCGGCCCTGGGCGGTCGGGCGTGA